One window from the genome of [Clostridium] celerecrescens 18A encodes:
- a CDS encoding sulfatase: MRVLMVMFDSLNRNMLESYGGRFAKTPNFNKLEEHSVTFDNCYAGSLPCMPARRELHTGRYNFLHRSWGPLEPFDDSMPELLNRNGIHTHIATDHYHYFEDGGATYHTRYRTWEGFRGQEGDAWKGVAGENRAPKEYKNRCDGIADSWEHNWVPQDFINRSYLDTEEKQPQSKTFEAGKEFIRTNHNSDQWFLQIETFDPHEPFFTHDKFKKLFPHTYNGAVYDWPDYRNLNERDTPEEILHLRSEYGALLSMCDEKLGEILDLMDEYHMWKDTMLIVNTDHGFLLSEHGQWAKCHCPFYNEVARIPLFIWDPVTGNKGKRVKSLVQTIDLPATILKQFGLELPKDMEGIPLQSVLQEDKAIREAALFGIYGGQINCTDGRYVYMRSPVNYETKIYQYTLMPTRHGGRRAFIKEEELKQMTLSDGFSFTKDLPVMQIPYGREAGQNTYPTMLFDLEKDPNQESPIEDEAAEKRMIHFMRKRMKENQCPLEMLERYGF; this comes from the coding sequence ATGAGAGTTTTGATGGTCATGTTTGATTCATTAAATAGAAATATGCTGGAGTCCTATGGAGGAAGATTTGCAAAGACTCCTAATTTTAACAAACTGGAAGAACATTCGGTAACTTTTGACAATTGCTATGCCGGCAGCCTTCCCTGTATGCCTGCGCGGCGGGAACTGCACACTGGGAGATATAATTTTCTCCATCGAAGCTGGGGGCCATTGGAGCCCTTTGATGATTCCATGCCTGAGCTGTTAAATCGCAATGGCATTCATACCCATATTGCTACCGATCATTACCATTATTTTGAAGATGGCGGAGCAACCTATCATACCAGATACAGAACGTGGGAAGGATTCCGTGGACAGGAGGGGGATGCATGGAAAGGGGTTGCAGGAGAGAACAGGGCTCCAAAGGAATATAAAAACCGGTGTGATGGAATTGCTGACAGCTGGGAGCACAACTGGGTCCCCCAGGATTTTATTAACAGGTCCTATTTAGATACAGAAGAGAAGCAGCCCCAGAGTAAAACCTTTGAAGCCGGTAAAGAATTTATCAGGACCAACCACAATTCAGACCAATGGTTTTTGCAGATAGAAACCTTTGATCCCCATGAACCGTTTTTTACTCATGATAAGTTTAAAAAACTGTTTCCCCATACTTATAATGGGGCCGTTTATGACTGGCCGGATTACAGAAATCTTAATGAGCGTGATACACCAGAGGAAATTCTTCATTTGAGGTCAGAATATGGAGCCCTGTTGTCTATGTGTGATGAAAAGCTGGGTGAGATCCTGGATCTGATGGATGAGTATCATATGTGGAAGGATACTATGCTTATTGTTAATACTGATCATGGGTTTCTTCTGTCAGAACATGGGCAATGGGCCAAATGCCACTGCCCGTTTTATAATGAAGTGGCCAGGATTCCTTTGTTCATATGGGACCCGGTCACTGGAAATAAGGGAAAACGGGTAAAAAGTCTGGTGCAGACCATTGATCTGCCTGCAACCATATTGAAACAATTTGGGCTGGAGCTTCCAAAAGATATGGAGGGAATTCCCCTTCAGTCTGTACTTCAGGAAGATAAAGCCATACGGGAAGCTGCTCTTTTCGGAATCTATGGAGGCCAGATCAACTGTACAGACGGACGCTATGTTTATATGAGAAGTCCTGTAAATTATGAGACGAAGATCTATCAGTATACTCTGATGCCAACTCGCCATGGAGGACGCAGGGCTTTTATAAAAGAGGAAGAGTTAAAGCAGATGACTTTGTCAGATGGATTTTCATTTACAAAGGATCTGCCTGTTATGCAGATTCCCTATGGCAGAGAAGCCGGGCAAAATACATATCCTACGATGTTGTTTGATTTAGAAAAAGATCCGAATCAGGAATCGCCCATTGAGGATGAAGCAGCAGAAAAAAGAATGATCCATTTCATGAGAAAACGTATGAAGGAAAACCAGTGTCCTTTGGAGATGCTGGAACGATACGGATTCTAA
- a CDS encoding response regulator transcription factor, giving the protein MKILIVDDERMICEWLQFCIQSYPGCELAGCAHNGEQALSIYKENEADVVFTDIKMPLMGGLELLKEIKKLNPRTIVILLTAFADFDLVREAIRQGGDDYLLKTEMNQQSFQEMLSKLELQIKRAGTKEVRGETESTGQQHSIISDILRKDGPLEEDDIRQLRDCNIRWRDGGLFSIAVWKQDLMKDFVLPQNACVRHVASFEYDRYTYVIIGNLARDLTELKKNQILYEYASAIVLNNGCMAGVSTITDRLCNVPDAIVQAVYGLGMGYYEGKIKVWQAKSSGSEIRKKESKWESVFRKKRRELYDVQGDKFYGRTEETMEEARNDTGVPISGFTSFCCDAMEMAYMRFAEEDAQLMHHMLLEEKSRVYRTTDYAEARCKVLEFIRNVLAYQDVDERRLSKGVSAAVDYVRKHYSEAISLEMVSQEVHLNPEYLSRIFKEEVGCTYSAFVSEIRLKKAAYLLSHTTERVQKIGEAVGYPNVSYFSTTFKKRYGVNPYEYRRGE; this is encoded by the coding sequence ATGAAAATACTGATTGTAGATGATGAAAGAATGATTTGTGAGTGGCTGCAGTTTTGTATTCAGAGCTATCCGGGCTGTGAACTGGCAGGCTGTGCGCATAACGGAGAGCAGGCTCTGTCAATTTATAAAGAAAATGAGGCTGATGTCGTATTCACAGATATAAAAATGCCTCTCATGGGAGGTTTAGAGCTTTTAAAGGAGATTAAAAAGTTAAATCCCAGAACGATCGTCATATTACTGACTGCTTTTGCAGATTTTGATTTGGTGCGGGAAGCCATTCGCCAGGGTGGTGACGATTATCTGCTGAAAACAGAGATGAATCAACAGTCCTTTCAGGAGATGCTTTCTAAGCTGGAACTGCAAATAAAAAGAGCGGGTACGAAAGAAGTTCGTGGAGAAACGGAGAGTACAGGACAGCAGCACTCCATAATCAGTGATATTTTAAGAAAAGACGGACCATTGGAAGAGGATGATATCAGGCAGCTGAGAGATTGTAATATCAGATGGAGGGATGGAGGACTGTTTTCCATTGCTGTCTGGAAACAGGATTTAATGAAAGATTTTGTCCTGCCACAGAACGCCTGTGTCCGTCATGTAGCCAGCTTTGAGTATGACAGATATACCTATGTGATTATTGGTAATCTGGCAAGGGATTTAACCGAGCTTAAGAAGAATCAGATCTTGTATGAGTATGCATCTGCAATTGTATTAAATAACGGCTGTATGGCAGGAGTCAGCACCATAACGGACCGTTTATGCAATGTGCCCGATGCTATTGTTCAGGCGGTTTATGGTCTTGGAATGGGATATTATGAAGGGAAAATAAAGGTTTGGCAAGCTAAGAGCAGTGGAAGTGAAATCAGAAAAAAGGAATCAAAGTGGGAGTCTGTTTTCCGGAAGAAAAGACGGGAATTATATGATGTGCAAGGTGACAAATTTTATGGAAGAACGGAAGAAACCATGGAAGAAGCCAGGAATGATACAGGGGTTCCTATCAGTGGTTTTACCTCCTTTTGCTGTGATGCAATGGAAATGGCATATATGCGGTTTGCAGAAGAGGACGCACAGCTGATGCACCATATGCTTTTAGAAGAAAAAAGCCGGGTCTATAGAACCACAGACTATGCAGAAGCCAGGTGCAAAGTTTTGGAGTTTATCAGAAATGTGTTGGCATATCAGGATGTGGATGAAAGACGATTGTCCAAAGGAGTATCCGCAGCCGTTGATTATGTGAGAAAGCATTACAGCGAAGCTATCAGCCTGGAAATGGTTTCCCAGGAGGTCCACTTAAACCCGGAATATTTATCCAGAATCTTTAAGGAAGAGGTGGGCTGTACCTATAGTGCCTTTGTCTCTGAGATAAGGCTTAAGAAAGCTGCTTATTTGCTGTCCCACACAACAGAACGTGTTCAGAAAATCGGGGAAGCGGTGGGATATCCTAATGTGAGTTATTTTTCCACAACCTTTAAAAAACGTTATGGGGTCAATCCCTATGAATACAGAAGAGGGGAGTAA
- a CDS encoding sensor histidine kinase codes for MKKGFSTLKAQLRLGYGLTFALISLLFVMFLFLGIKSLMLDQIGQSRLDVLKQISERSNTIKSNTITISNLYRYDEHMRSYLSEEKDQFLESRQKAINYLDELKKTYDQVFHDIGLNYDVVILGNNGFQYSSRGKGDYDFQGLESQLWYRQSYDSEDDMVFISSFREKFDSTGLDNPYVFGAFRQVMDQEGNILGTILVNIDEKYLEGLYSSVEENSNFYIFDKKGNIVSSRDKDLLGKNFIGVKNFRQFYGINQYNMIRKLGQDYLLSNYYDPETGWTIVEEMPCSVIFRPLHQAIAILLLLLSFCIFAGAGAAYYLSGRISKPIQKLCSLMDQVRQGDFDVISDIKGYEEVNQLKDSFNEMAKEIKKLMESVKQKEIKKRKSELDFLRAQINPHFLYNTLFSIQCMIELGNNKQAVLMMSAFIDLLKRTLSVDTDFILLEEEFENTKKYLVLQQIRYGDKVHFECEIEEKTKGCLVPSLIIQPIVENAIFHGLNAKEEPGLIVVESAIYGDCLLITISDDGVGQSDEELIQLRNQLEDREYHTGGSIGILNVLNRIRINFGDSYGLLVESESGIGTTVTLKLPVIMREHINEEDFA; via the coding sequence ATGAAAAAGGGATTTAGTACCCTTAAGGCACAGCTGCGCCTGGGATATGGGCTTACGTTTGCCTTGATTTCCCTTCTTTTTGTTATGTTTTTATTCCTAGGGATCAAAAGCCTTATGCTGGATCAGATCGGACAGAGCAGACTGGATGTATTAAAACAGATCTCAGAACGATCCAATACCATAAAAAGCAATACGATTACCATATCCAATCTTTACCGCTATGATGAGCATATGAGAAGCTATCTGTCTGAAGAAAAGGATCAGTTCCTGGAAAGCAGGCAGAAGGCCATCAATTATCTTGATGAGTTAAAAAAGACCTATGACCAGGTTTTTCATGATATAGGTCTGAATTATGATGTGGTCATTCTGGGCAATAATGGTTTTCAGTACTCCTCAAGGGGGAAAGGGGATTATGACTTTCAGGGATTAGAAAGCCAGTTATGGTACAGGCAAAGCTATGATTCTGAGGATGATATGGTGTTTATCAGCAGTTTTCGGGAAAAGTTTGACAGCACAGGCTTAGATAATCCTTATGTATTCGGTGCATTTCGTCAGGTCATGGATCAGGAGGGCAATATACTTGGTACGATCCTGGTTAATATAGATGAAAAGTATCTGGAGGGTTTATATAGTTCTGTAGAGGAAAACAGCAACTTTTATATTTTTGATAAAAAAGGAAATATAGTATCCAGCAGAGATAAGGATTTGCTTGGCAAAAACTTCATTGGGGTTAAAAACTTCAGACAGTTTTATGGAATAAATCAGTACAATATGATTAGGAAACTGGGGCAGGATTATCTGCTGTCCAATTATTATGATCCTGAAACAGGATGGACAATTGTAGAGGAGATGCCTTGTTCTGTGATTTTTAGGCCTCTCCATCAGGCCATTGCCATTCTGCTCCTGCTTTTAAGCTTCTGCATTTTTGCAGGAGCGGGAGCTGCTTATTACTTATCTGGCAGAATATCAAAGCCGATCCAGAAGCTGTGCAGTCTGATGGATCAGGTACGGCAGGGTGATTTTGATGTGATCAGTGACATTAAAGGCTATGAAGAAGTCAATCAATTGAAAGACAGCTTTAATGAGATGGCAAAAGAGATTAAAAAACTGATGGAAAGTGTAAAGCAAAAAGAAATAAAAAAGCGGAAATCTGAGCTTGATTTTCTCAGGGCCCAGATCAATCCCCATTTTCTTTATAATACCCTGTTTTCTATTCAGTGCATGATTGAACTGGGAAATAACAAGCAGGCGGTTTTAATGATGTCAGCTTTTATAGACCTGCTAAAGAGGACCTTGTCAGTAGATACGGATTTCATTTTGTTGGAGGAAGAGTTTGAAAATACGAAAAAATACCTGGTACTTCAGCAGATCCGCTATGGCGATAAAGTGCATTTTGAATGTGAAATAGAAGAAAAGACAAAGGGGTGCCTTGTGCCTTCTCTTATTATACAGCCAATCGTGGAAAATGCTATATTTCATGGACTTAATGCAAAGGAGGAGCCGGGGCTTATTGTGGTCGAATCTGCCATATACGGAGACTGTCTTTTGATTACTATTTCCGACGATGGAGTTGGTCAGAGCGATGAGGAACTTATACAATTGAGAAATCAGCTGGAGGACAGAGAGTACCATACCGGAGGTTCCATTGGCATTTTAAATGTGTTAAATCGAATCAGAATCAATTTTGGAGATTCTTATGGGCTTCTTGTGGAAAGCGAATCAGGAATCGGGACAACAGTTACTTTAAAGCTTCCTGTTATAATGAGAGAGCATATCAATGAAGAGGATTTCGCATGA
- a CDS encoding sulfatase-like hydrolase/transferase codes for MSKNKPNIIFILSDDQGAWAMGCAGNQEILTPNLDRLAAEGIRFDNFFCASPVCSPARASLLTGRIPSQHGVHDWLRDDNKEQEDIEYLAGQTAYTDVLAREGYVCGLSGKWHVGRSSVPQKSFTHWFAHKSGGGPYYNAPFYKEGRLIYESGYVTDVITDDAISFIKENAGKQSFYLHVGYTAPHSPWVNNHPKEYTKIYEDCSFLSCPMEEKHPDHIYLTEEVMKDLRANQMGYYAAVTAMDQNIGRILDELDRLGIREETLIVFSSDNGFSCGHHGFWGKGNGTFPINMYESSVKVPFIASQPGSIPQGMVNTSLVSAYDFMPTLLEYVGAEDSFTDHLPGRSFLPAMMGQPFIQSESIVVLDEYGPNRMIRGTRYKFIKRYPYGPNELYDLEKDPVERSNLLLSEDGEAATIKNKLNYELEQWFLKYVNPEIDGAKEAVYGSGQINLAGVWSKEKESHSCDDYIKEKLQKTNCKDEKGME; via the coding sequence ATGAGTAAAAATAAACCCAATATCATTTTTATATTATCGGATGATCAGGGTGCCTGGGCTATGGGCTGTGCCGGGAATCAAGAGATACTTACGCCCAACCTGGACAGGCTGGCAGCAGAGGGGATCCGCTTTGACAACTTCTTTTGTGCTTCCCCTGTTTGTTCCCCAGCCAGGGCTTCTCTTTTAACCGGAAGAATTCCATCACAGCATGGGGTCCATGACTGGCTTCGTGACGATAATAAAGAACAGGAGGATATAGAATATCTGGCGGGTCAGACCGCTTATACCGATGTATTGGCTCGGGAAGGTTATGTATGTGGTCTGTCCGGTAAATGGCACGTTGGCAGGAGTTCTGTTCCTCAAAAGAGTTTTACACACTGGTTTGCGCACAAATCTGGCGGAGGCCCTTATTATAATGCTCCTTTTTATAAAGAAGGACGACTAATCTATGAATCCGGTTATGTCACTGATGTGATAACCGATGATGCCATATCTTTTATCAAAGAAAACGCAGGCAAGCAATCTTTTTATCTTCATGTAGGCTATACGGCACCTCATTCCCCATGGGTTAACAACCATCCAAAAGAATACACAAAAATTTACGAGGACTGTTCCTTCTTGTCATGCCCTATGGAGGAAAAGCATCCGGATCATATTTATTTAACAGAAGAGGTTATGAAGGATTTAAGGGCTAATCAGATGGGATATTATGCAGCAGTCACTGCAATGGATCAGAATATCGGCCGTATTCTTGATGAGCTTGATCGTCTGGGTATCAGAGAAGAGACGCTGATAGTGTTTTCCAGCGATAATGGATTCAGCTGCGGACACCATGGTTTCTGGGGAAAAGGCAATGGTACCTTTCCGATCAATATGTATGAATCCTCAGTTAAGGTTCCTTTTATTGCCAGCCAGCCTGGCAGCATTCCTCAGGGTATGGTAAACACTTCTCTTGTTTCCGCTTATGATTTTATGCCAACTCTGCTGGAATATGTCGGAGCAGAGGACAGTTTCACGGATCATCTTCCTGGCAGAAGCTTTCTTCCGGCTATGATGGGACAACCCTTTATTCAGTCAGAATCTATTGTTGTATTAGATGAATATGGGCCGAACCGAATGATACGGGGAACCAGATATAAGTTTATCAAACGTTACCCTTATGGACCCAATGAACTCTATGATTTAGAGAAAGATCCGGTAGAGAGGAGCAATCTTCTTTTATCTGAAGACGGGGAAGCGGCAACAATTAAAAATAAACTGAATTATGAATTGGAGCAGTGGTTTTTAAAATATGTAAATCCGGAGATTGATGGTGCGAAAGAAGCTGTATACGGTTCCGGGCAGATCAATCTGGCGGGAGTCTGGAGTAAGGAGAAAGAGTCTCATAGCTGTGATGATTATATTAAAGAAAAACTGCAGAAAACTAATTGTAAAGATGAAAAAGGAATGGAATAA
- a CDS encoding sulfatase family protein — MKTNLLYVFADQWRAHAMGFMNMDQVVTPNINSFAQESMRFTNAYSTFPLCSPHRASLMTGKYPFRVGMWTNCKIGLEEKVMLRPQELCIGDVLKAEGYQTGYIGKWHLDASELNFSSNPKSGAKDWDAYTPPGERRHGFDYWLSYGAWDDHLDPHYWQDDEKQIKPGKWSAEFETDKAIEYMEARKEEEQPFALYLSYNPPHLPYELVPDRYYEKFKDLEVQYRKNVPEEMREKGGLLETQTRQYYAAVHGIDEQFGRILQYLKDHNMEENTIVILSADHGEMLGSHGLMSKNVWYEESIHIPLMIRQKGRIKAVDNDGIFASPDHMPTILELLELSIPETCEGYSHVKGMFGEDENEPQDMLICSYPGGADAVKAFSDKGLTHKAYGWRGIKDKRYTYVIFNGYAPGEEQKEYLYDNMEDPYQINPVLLEPDCQRTEILAYREKLKNYLCKTEDPFLWDR, encoded by the coding sequence ATGAAAACGAATCTGCTGTATGTTTTTGCCGACCAGTGGCGGGCTCACGCCATGGGATTTATGAACATGGACCAGGTGGTGACTCCAAATATTAACTCCTTTGCCCAGGAGAGCATGAGGTTTACCAATGCTTATAGTACGTTCCCCTTATGTTCTCCTCACAGAGCTTCCCTGATGACAGGGAAATACCCATTCCGTGTAGGGATGTGGACCAATTGCAAGATAGGACTGGAAGAAAAAGTCATGCTAAGGCCCCAGGAGCTCTGTATCGGAGATGTACTGAAGGCCGAAGGATATCAAACAGGTTACATTGGCAAATGGCATCTGGATGCTTCAGAGCTTAACTTTTCCTCCAATCCTAAATCGGGCGCAAAAGACTGGGATGCCTATACACCGCCTGGAGAGAGAAGACATGGATTTGACTACTGGCTGTCTTATGGAGCCTGGGATGACCATTTGGATCCTCATTACTGGCAGGATGATGAAAAGCAAATAAAACCCGGAAAGTGGTCTGCGGAATTTGAGACAGATAAGGCCATTGAGTATATGGAAGCCAGGAAAGAAGAAGAGCAGCCTTTTGCGCTGTACTTATCCTATAATCCGCCCCATCTTCCCTATGAACTGGTACCGGACCGGTATTATGAGAAATTTAAGGATTTAGAAGTTCAATACCGGAAAAACGTACCGGAAGAGATGAGGGAAAAAGGCGGACTGCTTGAAACCCAGACCAGGCAATATTATGCTGCAGTCCATGGAATCGATGAACAGTTTGGTAGAATCCTTCAATATTTAAAGGACCATAATATGGAGGAAAATACCATTGTCATCTTATCTGCGGATCATGGGGAAATGCTTGGTTCCCACGGTCTGATGAGTAAAAATGTCTGGTATGAGGAGTCCATCCATATTCCTCTTATGATCCGTCAGAAGGGAAGAATTAAGGCTGTGGACAATGACGGAATCTTTGCAAGTCCGGACCATATGCCGACCATTTTGGAACTTCTGGAGCTTTCCATACCTGAAACGTGCGAGGGTTACAGTCATGTGAAAGGTATGTTCGGAGAAGATGAGAACGAACCGCAGGATATGTTGATCTGTTCCTATCCAGGCGGTGCGGATGCGGTAAAGGCGTTTTCCGACAAGGGGCTCACCCATAAGGCTTATGGCTGGAGAGGCATCAAGGATAAACGTTATACCTATGTCATTTTTAACGGCTATGCTCCTGGAGAGGAACAAAAGGAATATCTATATGATAATATGGAAGATCCTTACCAGATAAATCCGGTACTGTTGGAGCCGGACTGCCAGAGAACAGAAATTCTTGCATACCGGGAAAAACTTAAAAATTACCTGTGTAAGACAGAAGATCCGTTTTTGTGGGACAGGTAA